GAACACAGAAACACCGCGACACCGCCGAGTTGTTCGGGCGTCACGAATTCGAGGGATGGCTGCTTTTCACCTAACAATTCGAGCTTGGCTTTCTCGACCGAGATGCCCTCGTTCGCTGCACGCGCGTCGATCTGCTTTTGCACCAGCGGCGTCAGCACCCAACCGGGACAAATCGCATTGCACGTCACCCCCGTCTTTGCGGTTTCCAGCGCAACGACCTTGGTCAGACCAACCAGGCCGTGTTTCGAGGCCACATAGGCGACCTTCTCGGCGCTGGCAACAAGACCATGCGCGCTGGCAATGTTGATGATCCGCCCCCAATTGCGATCCAGCATCTGCGGCAAGGCTGCGCGAGTGGCATGGAAGGATGACGATAGGTTGATCGCGATCACCGCATCCCATTTCTCGGGCGGAAAATTCTGGATCGGCGCGACGTGCTGAATGCCGGCATTGTTGACCAGGATATCGACATGGCCGAGCTCCGAGGTTGCGTGTTGCACCATCTTTTCGATCTCGGCCGGCTTTGACATATCCGCCGGTGAATAGACCGCGCGGACCATGCATTCACTCTCGATGCCTGTGCGCAGCTTTTCGATCTCGCCGGAGTCGCCGAAGCCGTTCATGACGATGTCGGCGCCAGCACCCGCCAGCGCCCGCGCGATGCCAAGTCCAATGCCTGAGGTCGAACCAGTAACAATGGCGACTTTGTTCTTCAGCATGTCGTAAATCTCCATGGGCGAGCCGATCTTGCTCATGATCGAAATCACGTCCCGTGTCATTTGAAAACATCTCCATTCGGAGAACAGCCATTCAGGCTGACACACAATTGCCGTGCCGAGTGACTATCCG
The genomic region above belongs to Pseudorhodoplanes sinuspersici and contains:
- a CDS encoding 3-hydroxybutyrate dehydrogenase, with amino-acid sequence MLKNKVAIVTGSTSGIGLGIARALAGAGADIVMNGFGDSGEIEKLRTGIESECMVRAVYSPADMSKPAEIEKMVQHATSELGHVDILVNNAGIQHVAPIQNFPPEKWDAVIAINLSSSFHATRAALPQMLDRNWGRIINIASAHGLVASAEKVAYVASKHGLVGLTKVVALETAKTGVTCNAICPGWVLTPLVQKQIDARAANEGISVEKAKLELLGEKQPSLEFVTPEQLGGVAVFLCSDAAAQIRGQSIGVDGGWTAQ